One genomic segment of Sminthopsis crassicaudata isolate SCR6 chromosome 4, ASM4859323v1, whole genome shotgun sequence includes these proteins:
- the LOC141541353 gene encoding keratin, type I cuticular Ha3-I-like: MPYNCCLPSISCRTSCASRPCLPPSCHGCTLPGACNIPANIGTCGWFCEGSFNGNEKETMQFLNDRLANYLEKVRQLERENAELECRIREWCQQQVPYVCPDYQNYFRIIEELQQKILCTKAENTRLVVQIDNAKLAADDFRTKYQTELSLRQLVEADINGLRRILDGLTLCKSDLEAKVESLKEELLCLKQNHEQEVNTLRCQIGERLNVEVDAAPTVDLNRVLNETRCQYETVVENNRRDVEEWFTTQTEELNKQVLSSSEQLQSCQAEIIELRRTVNALEIELQAQHNLKFLENTLTETEARYSSQLSQVQCMITNVEHQLAEIRGDLERQNQEYQVLLDVRARLECEISTYRGLLESEDCKLPCNPCATTNACGKPIGPCPISNPCVPCTPCMPRSRCGPCNSFVH; encoded by the exons ATGCCTTACAATTGCTGCCTTCCCAGCATCAGCTGCCGTACCAGCTGTGCTTCCAGGCCCTGCCTGCCTCCCAGCTGCCATGGCTGCACCCTCCCTGGGGCCTGCAACATCCCCGCCAATATAGGCACCTGTGGCTGGTTCTGTGAGGGCTCCTTCAATGGCAACGAGAAGGAGACCATGCAGTTCCTGAATGACCGCCTGGCCAACTACCTGGAGAAGGTTCGGCAACTAGAGAGGGAGAATGCTGAGCTGGAGTGTAGGATCCGGGAGTGGTGCCAACAGCAGGTCCCCTACGTGTGCCCAGACTACCAGAACTACTTCAGGATCATTGAGGAGCTCCAGCAGAAG ATCTTATGCACCAAGGCAGAGAATACCAGGCTGGTGGTGCAGATTGACAATGCCAAGCTGGCTGCTGATGATTTCAGAACCAA GTACCAGACAGAACTGTCCCTACGTCAGCTGGTAGAGGCTGACATAAATGGCCTGCGCAGAATCCTGGATGGGCTGACCCTCTGCAAGTCTGACCTGGAAGCCAAGGTGGAATCCCTGAAGGAGGAGCTGCTCTGTCTCAAGCAGAACCATGAGCAG GAAGTCAACACCCTACGATGCCAGATTGGGGAGAGACTCAATGTGGAGGTAGACGCTGCTCCAACTGTGGACCTGAACAGGGTGCTGAATGAGACTCGGTGTCAGTATGAGACTGTGGTGGAGAACAACCGCAGAGATGTGGAGGAATGGTTCACCACTCAG ACAGAGGAATTGAACAAGCAGGTGCTGTCCAGCTCAGAACAGCTGCAGAGTTGCCAGGCAGAGATCATTGAGTTGAGACGCACTGTCAATGCTCTGGAGATTGAATTGCAAGCTCAGCACAACCTG AAATTCCTAGAGAACACCCTGACAGAAACTGAAGCTCGTTACAGCTCCCAGCTGTCCCAGGTACAGTGCATGATAACCAATGTGGAACACCAGCTGGCTGAGATCCGTGGTGACCTAGAGAGGCAGAACCAAGAGTACCAGGTCCTTCTGGATGTCAGAGCACGGTTAGAGTGTGAGATTTCCACGTACCGTGGCTTGCTGGAGAGTGAGGATTGCAA GCTTCCCTGCAATCCCTGTGCTACCACCAATGCTTGTGGCAAGCCCATTGGCCCCTGCCCAATCAGCAATCCATGTGTCCCCTGCACACCTTGTATGCCTCGTTCTCGTTGCGGTCCTTGTAATTCCTTTGTACACTAA